A region from the Kazachstania africana CBS 2517 chromosome 11, complete genome genome encodes:
- the KAFR0K02600 gene encoding uncharacterized protein: MFCMSFSVRTTNLEKRPIDQESLVEKKTPSGIIKSIRGKQVAFSISTSAHCYSFSWTSLSRENFDLSIKSLIPSLLLELLIGGIVYDTKLGDKMGFFMSRKGLIAWFVVQVTVLVGLTVLLIHDKFPTLMLDLWVELLFISYPVLIIVNGVRKLSPGQDYVAATLLSLIIPMLSSGVMLLLE; encoded by the coding sequence ATGTTTTGCATGAGCTTCTCTGTAAGAACTACGAATTTGGAGAAGAGACCAATCGACCAGGAGTCACTAgtagaaaagaaaactcCTTCGGGgattatcaaatctataAGAGGGAAACAGGTTGCTTTTTCCATATCCACCTCGGCCCACTGCTATAGCTTTAGCTGGACTTCTTTATCTCGTGAAAACTTTGACCTTTCCATCAAATCTCTCATACCTTCTCTACTATTGGAACTACTCATAGGTGGGATCGTGTACGATACGAAACTTGGTGACAAGATGGGCTTTTTTATGTCGAGAAAAGGTTTGATAGCTTGGTTCGTCGTGCAAGTAACAGTCCTTGTGGGTTTGACTGTTTTACTCATTCACGATAAATTCCCGACTTTGATGTTGGACCTGTGGGTTGAACTATTGTTTATATCCTATCCTGTCTTAATCATCGTTAACGGTGTCAGGAAACTCTCTCCTGGCCAAGATTATGTAGCTGCCACATTGCTTTCTCTCATAATTCCTATGCTATCTTCAGGAGTCATGCTCTTACTTGAATAA